A section of the Paenibacillus odorifer genome encodes:
- a CDS encoding recombinase family protein, whose translation MNVIGYVRVSTQGQVKDGYSLSYQQDEIQSYCEQQGWCLVHVFTDEGISGAKVDEEALEVEREGFQDMLTYVSSYKVDYVVVLNTSRLWRSDIVKVLVHRELKKRSIDIRSIEQPTYSIFKKDPSDFLINGLMELLDAYQRLEIAMKLGRGRNKKASEGKFAGGGIPFGYKGKRGSKQMFIDEQKASTVQRLFQLKEQYPVWSLSALAEKLNEEGFTTEQGKRFTKVQVKRILDRKAFYQGTYRYGQIEADGKHQAILQSGGMCL comes from the coding sequence ATGAATGTCATAGGCTATGTACGGGTCAGTACACAAGGTCAGGTGAAGGATGGCTACAGCTTGTCCTACCAGCAAGACGAGATTCAGTCGTACTGTGAGCAGCAGGGATGGTGTCTGGTTCATGTCTTTACCGACGAGGGGATCAGTGGAGCGAAAGTGGACGAGGAAGCCTTAGAAGTCGAACGAGAGGGCTTCCAAGACATGTTGACCTATGTATCAAGTTACAAGGTAGATTACGTTGTTGTCCTGAACACGAGCAGATTATGGAGAAGCGATATCGTCAAAGTCCTTGTTCATCGGGAACTGAAAAAACGTAGTATCGACATTCGGAGTATTGAACAACCAACCTATAGCATTTTTAAGAAAGACCCGTCTGACTTTCTAATTAATGGTTTGATGGAATTGCTGGATGCTTATCAGCGGCTGGAGATTGCTATGAAACTGGGACGTGGACGAAACAAAAAGGCTTCCGAAGGCAAGTTTGCTGGTGGAGGTATTCCTTTTGGTTACAAAGGGAAGCGGGGATCAAAGCAAATGTTCATTGACGAACAGAAGGCATCCACGGTTCAGCGGCTATTTCAATTGAAAGAACAATACCCTGTATGGTCATTGTCGGCTTTAGCAGAGAAGCTAAACGAAGAAGGATTCACAACGGAACAAGGGAAGAGATTCACCAAAGTACAGGTGAAACGAATCCTAGATCGTAAAGCATTTTACCAAGGAACGTATCGTTATGGGCAGATAGAAGCAGACGGTAAACATCAAGCTATCCTACAGTCTGGAGGAATGTGCTTGTGA
- a CDS encoding helix-turn-helix domain-containing protein yields the protein MKLKIRLKEILAEKGISQRQLSMQMNIRYATINHLCSDSVDRVYIRTLEAICEALDISIHELIVEDSEA from the coding sequence ATGAAATTAAAGATTCGCTTAAAAGAAATACTTGCTGAGAAAGGAATTTCTCAACGTCAACTCTCTATGCAAATGAACATTCGCTACGCAACCATCAATCATCTCTGTTCCGATTCAGTGGACAGGGTCTATATCCGAACGCTGGAAGCGATATGTGAAGCCCTAGACATCTCCATCCATGAACTGATTGTTGAAGATTCGGAAGCATAA
- a CDS encoding GBS Bsp-like repeat-containing protein: protein MKILKTTMLLLGALVVFLGYGDCILTASAQDIPYANYIMVDISSNPKPQTLYVYNQGRLENEIHPDNSIIQYTYDRNGNLIKKSKGYSSTSHVFSSSALSYDIYLKGVSDSIQQVTFPTWTEQGGQDDLEWIAGEKLTNGLWKGTVVLARHGKETGQYNTHIYADGKAVSGLTATVQNNIRVISPHEVSLADGYYEIFVEGIASNVREIRFPTWTDYNWQDDLVDPWIIGEKVNETTWKIRIPFSNHNYETGSYITHIYAYDKYGNMEMLDGTSVNVKGGTGGSKETDISGVSYDVFIYGVDPKTQKVQFPTWTANKDQDDLEWIEGVKIANGVWKGTVVYSNHHSETGRYNTHVYADGKYSGAWLFDVTNNTRITAPSVAYMSSSFYDITIEGVPSSVTDVRFPTWTVSNGQDDLEDPWIKGERLSSTSWRIRIPFFKHINETGMYVTHIYSFDASMNKMMIGEILVEVKK, encoded by the coding sequence ATGAAGATATTAAAAACAACAATGCTATTGTTGGGAGCGTTAGTAGTCTTTTTAGGATATGGAGATTGTATTCTGACTGCTTCTGCCCAGGACATACCTTATGCCAACTATATTATGGTGGATATAAGTAGCAATCCAAAACCACAAACCTTATATGTCTATAATCAAGGCAGGCTAGAAAATGAAATTCATCCCGATAACTCGATCATTCAATATACATATGATAGGAATGGAAATCTGATAAAGAAGAGTAAAGGCTATTCGTCAACATCGCATGTATTTAGTAGCTCAGCACTTTCCTATGACATCTATTTAAAGGGGGTTTCTGATAGTATCCAACAGGTGACTTTTCCGACATGGACTGAACAAGGTGGACAAGATGACTTGGAATGGATAGCGGGTGAGAAGCTTACTAATGGATTATGGAAAGGAACAGTTGTCCTAGCTAGGCACGGAAAAGAAACAGGCCAGTACAATACACATATCTACGCAGATGGCAAAGCAGTCAGTGGATTAACTGCCACGGTACAAAATAACATAAGAGTGATCTCACCTCATGAAGTATCATTGGCGGATGGTTATTATGAGATTTTTGTGGAAGGAATCGCGAGCAATGTTAGAGAAATTCGATTTCCTACGTGGACAGATTACAATTGGCAAGATGACCTAGTGGATCCATGGATTATCGGCGAAAAAGTAAATGAGACGACATGGAAGATTCGTATTCCCTTTAGTAATCATAATTATGAGACAGGTAGTTATATTACGCATATTTACGCTTATGATAAATATGGAAACATGGAAATGCTAGATGGCACGTCAGTTAATGTTAAGGGGGGGACAGGTGGTTCAAAGGAAACGGACATATCTGGAGTGTCCTACGATGTATTTATCTATGGTGTAGATCCGAAAACGCAAAAAGTCCAATTTCCAACGTGGACAGCGAATAAGGATCAGGATGATTTAGAGTGGATAGAGGGCGTTAAGATTGCAAATGGGGTGTGGAAGGGAACCGTAGTTTACTCAAACCATCATTCAGAAACTGGACGATATAATACTCATGTTTATGCGGATGGGAAATATAGTGGAGCTTGGTTATTTGATGTGACGAATAATACAAGAATCACAGCTCCGAGTGTTGCATACATGAGCAGCAGTTTTTACGATATTACGATAGAAGGAGTTCCCTCTAGTGTTACAGATGTTCGATTTCCAACTTGGACGGTAAGTAATGGTCAAGACGATTTAGAGGATCCATGGATTAAGGGGGAACGTTTAAGTTCTACAAGTTGGCGAATTCGAATTCCTTTCTTTAAACATATCAACGAAACAGGAATGTATGTTACCCATATTTATTCCTTTGATGCTTCTATGAACAAAATGATGATTGGTGAAATTTTAGTAGAAGTAAAGAAGTGA
- a CDS encoding RHS repeat-associated core domain-containing protein has translation MRKIVMVIMCLFLILPNILEGTAKASTTVKSTSDQTYINKAQDLPAPSPTPPDLVDFSTDSGPQPTPTTRPENSASKAALNENDLSTDEVVSVSTDVYDQIDQGTLIILKLKTKTLQKQGQLDAVRAGKSLSKQTLSRSEGNKLSDLSESEIKQLAEAGASKVDVYWINYLTIGQSHLTPLEFWKWKQEKELSWEEIEQELEKDVEIIDRPSVKDDVYADNPAIFSERQSVTSSVYESGEYSALAANTINAFDAASSSVFNDLIVHSQINQIQKPQYNDSNNSSEVVDPVSGSLTRKENLIHLPGVDGLDLDVGLMYDSNQGVPFISYVFWNSYWQMWDRSYSYSTPPMSIGWSFQFPSMQYVSDQGMFYHDGKGNTYKVGSIDGLSNYTGLINYKGKDKRFVSETWNQGQFSNGQIQSSSYIEYSDFKREYFSANGDLIGIVDRFNNTITFKYENAGKLSSITDTMGRVIQFSYEDNLYDGDVVIRVFDGENEVQKVVLTKESVIASIPNGDYVAPLQIRIPVLSQITKQNGEKTYFNYQNEVALYSHYGYMFNSLLKEVKHPRSTTKYEYTWVNRHIGEYESVREFQVASRGDYTGSNAYQQIKYSYNGDYAGNAPTQYPGHLPDDFRFSTASAVVSNTASNNLQTTNTFDKDGRVLRTETREAGGERKVTENTAFHGVFTQSPIRTTISEYAAQDSEATANHLYTETVWNDWGLLQSQTEPLSGEQFNNPGIKQHYTTTYQYEPKYRFLETKSWYQNESDPAPLIERYTYTDKGRLSTVTNASGEQTTYSYGNRDTLGGISQMTAEKTAKGQLVAKSVTIYGPESRYAYPTEQQQWFNIGKSDQKIVKTKMSYEMGTGLLKSQSDGNDQTTVYEYDAAGRLKKETHPIRTNSNGETFREVIDYNYYHQTSSNFDSVNAGTYVLKVDTIKTVTQLSTNSSMRTYANTLYNGMGLALLEEHYDDNVSQWVFTQYHYDDQGQAIYQKDALGNEITASYDAWGRQNRATDANNNIYVTDHNLKQRKTESYMIAADTQERLNYLETIYDPWGQPVTMKTYKDWPSQSQPLTESYRYDISGNVIGYTDPANHLNDAGITTSYSYDALNRLTSVYDALNQRTRYTYDGIGQLAKVTVQAKGGTEQILNTKYYNEVGLLTSKLDGASQSESLSYNALGQLTSKTDRNGSLFGYSYDEIGALKSSTVSGMINNVSQTQKTELIYNDGSPSYQTTKNYLNGTIQAMQRNTVNSLNQVRSTNTVAYSAGAVAHSAYIFNQRDALGRITQLNDYYLNFYVNYQFNKLRLDKVQTNGSATVNSAATANVQYSYTGDDLVKSISYPTLTDGSILMTVYTYNKALNWVESVTNQKGGSVLSKYVYGYDNNGNITSITETKNNGVTQNTQTTTYGYDALNRLISTVRPGGSRDAYTYDVRGNRLTMEQSVSSPAEFQDTSYSYDLWNTLTSVTKNGSTTSFQYYADGLRYLKSTGSSHTQVNYDNNAQVLTEEKLSGNSIVQQSTFVRGDRVLVKKDKTASKDYYYLYNGHGDVVQIVDTSGKTVNEYSYDEWGNITSQTEGISNSFKYAGEVYDAETGLYYLRARYYDPSMGRFLNEDTYEGQINNPLTQNLYTYVGNNPIKYVDPSGHCFWDACILEGAAAAALVEGALFVIGAASVMIWHNSSAAPVEVPRTDVSKPKLKVIQGGKNDNNSQQTKPMAPPVTKPNNNDDKNKERILLYHYTDKQGYDGILSSRQINPSLKALRPTDARYGDGVYLTDIAPNTMSYQELSKKMYNNVNQTNKTTYYFAIDITDLVIKYGRDNVYVYLTQTPLDISDRLVNAGYNRGTTSPNIRP, from the coding sequence GTGAGAAAAATAGTAATGGTCATCATGTGTTTATTTCTGATCCTTCCAAACATTTTGGAAGGAACTGCGAAAGCGAGTACAACCGTTAAAAGTACTTCTGATCAAACGTACATAAACAAAGCACAAGATTTACCTGCTCCCTCACCTACACCACCAGATTTAGTAGATTTCTCAACGGACTCGGGACCACAGCCTACACCTACGACTCGTCCAGAGAACTCCGCGAGTAAAGCGGCTTTAAACGAAAATGATCTGTCTACCGATGAAGTCGTATCCGTGTCTACAGACGTCTATGATCAGATCGATCAGGGTACATTGATCATTCTTAAGTTGAAAACCAAAACCTTACAAAAACAAGGGCAACTAGACGCAGTACGGGCAGGTAAATCCCTTTCAAAACAGACCTTATCACGTTCTGAAGGCAATAAATTATCGGATTTATCTGAATCTGAAATTAAACAACTAGCTGAGGCTGGAGCATCCAAGGTCGATGTTTATTGGATTAATTACCTCACGATAGGTCAATCACATCTGACACCGTTGGAGTTTTGGAAATGGAAACAGGAAAAGGAATTATCTTGGGAAGAAATTGAACAGGAACTTGAGAAGGATGTAGAAATAATTGATCGACCTTCTGTGAAAGACGATGTATATGCCGACAACCCGGCTATATTTAGTGAGAGGCAGTCTGTGACTTCCAGTGTCTATGAGTCAGGGGAGTACTCAGCGCTTGCAGCTAATACGATCAACGCTTTCGATGCAGCATCTTCTAGTGTGTTTAATGATTTAATCGTTCATTCCCAAATCAACCAGATCCAAAAACCTCAGTATAATGACAGTAACAATAGTAGTGAAGTGGTTGATCCGGTGTCGGGAAGTTTGACGCGGAAAGAAAATTTGATACATTTGCCGGGTGTAGATGGTTTGGATCTTGATGTTGGTCTTATGTATGACTCTAATCAGGGCGTCCCCTTTATTTCTTATGTTTTCTGGAACTCTTACTGGCAGATGTGGGATCGGAGTTATAGTTATAGTACTCCTCCTATGAGTATTGGATGGTCATTTCAATTTCCATCTATGCAATATGTCAGCGATCAAGGTATGTTCTATCATGATGGAAAAGGGAACACATATAAAGTTGGAAGCATAGATGGTTTATCCAATTATACGGGATTGATCAATTATAAAGGAAAGGATAAAAGGTTTGTCAGTGAAACATGGAACCAAGGTCAGTTTAGCAATGGTCAAATCCAATCCTCATCTTACATTGAATATTCTGACTTTAAGCGTGAATATTTTTCAGCTAATGGCGATTTAATTGGTATTGTTGATCGCTTTAACAATACTATTACGTTTAAATATGAGAATGCCGGAAAGTTATCCTCCATCACGGACACCATGGGCCGTGTGATTCAATTTAGTTATGAAGACAACCTTTATGACGGAGATGTGGTTATCCGTGTGTTTGACGGAGAAAATGAAGTTCAAAAGGTAGTTTTGACGAAGGAAAGTGTTATAGCTAGTATTCCTAATGGCGATTATGTAGCCCCTCTTCAAATACGTATTCCTGTGCTCTCACAGATTACCAAACAAAATGGAGAAAAAACCTATTTTAACTATCAGAATGAGGTGGCTCTTTATTCTCATTATGGATATATGTTTAATTCTCTTTTAAAAGAAGTGAAGCACCCCCGCTCTACCACCAAATATGAGTATACTTGGGTTAATCGGCATATTGGTGAATATGAGAGCGTCAGAGAATTTCAAGTGGCTTCAAGAGGTGATTATACTGGGTCAAATGCTTACCAGCAAATAAAATATTCGTATAATGGAGATTATGCCGGAAACGCGCCTACTCAATATCCAGGTCACTTACCTGATGACTTCCGATTTAGTACCGCATCAGCAGTGGTCAGTAATACAGCTAGTAACAACCTTCAAACGACAAATACCTTTGATAAAGATGGTAGGGTTTTACGTACAGAGACCCGGGAGGCTGGCGGAGAACGGAAGGTGACGGAAAATACAGCATTTCATGGGGTATTTACTCAGTCACCCATACGAACGACAATCTCAGAATATGCGGCCCAAGATAGTGAAGCCACTGCTAATCATCTGTATACCGAAACTGTATGGAATGATTGGGGCTTACTTCAAAGTCAAACGGAGCCACTAAGTGGTGAACAATTCAACAATCCGGGAATCAAACAGCACTATACAACAACCTATCAATACGAACCTAAATATCGATTCCTAGAAACAAAATCTTGGTACCAGAATGAATCTGATCCGGCCCCATTAATTGAACGATACACCTACACTGACAAGGGAAGGCTATCGACAGTAACGAATGCGTCGGGGGAACAAACCACATATAGTTATGGTAACCGAGATACCTTGGGTGGAATCTCTCAAATGACGGCTGAAAAGACAGCCAAGGGTCAATTGGTAGCTAAAAGTGTAACCATATACGGACCTGAGAGCCGTTACGCCTACCCGACAGAACAACAACAGTGGTTCAACATCGGGAAGTCTGACCAGAAAATCGTGAAGACGAAGATGAGTTACGAGATGGGAACGGGTTTGCTGAAAAGTCAAAGTGACGGCAACGATCAGACTACGGTCTATGAATATGATGCAGCAGGTCGTCTAAAAAAAGAAACACATCCGATTCGAACCAATAGCAATGGAGAAACCTTCAGAGAGGTTATCGATTACAATTATTATCATCAAACCTCCAGTAACTTTGATTCGGTGAATGCAGGGACCTATGTTCTGAAGGTCGATACGATTAAAACCGTCACTCAATTATCCACTAACAGTAGTATGAGAACGTATGCGAATACGTTATATAATGGAATGGGCCTAGCGTTGTTAGAAGAACATTATGACGATAACGTGAGTCAATGGGTCTTCACCCAGTACCACTACGATGATCAAGGACAAGCGATCTATCAAAAGGATGCGTTAGGCAATGAGATTACGGCTAGTTACGATGCATGGGGAAGGCAGAATCGTGCCACAGATGCCAATAACAATATATATGTAACGGATCATAACCTTAAGCAGCGCAAGACAGAAAGTTACATGATTGCTGCTGACACTCAAGAACGATTGAATTATCTGGAAACTATCTATGATCCATGGGGCCAGCCAGTTACCATGAAAACCTATAAAGACTGGCCGAGTCAATCGCAGCCCCTCACAGAAAGTTATCGGTACGACATCAGTGGTAACGTGATCGGTTATACGGACCCTGCGAATCATCTGAACGATGCTGGGATCACAACATCGTATAGCTATGATGCTCTAAATCGTCTAACCTCCGTCTACGATGCGTTAAACCAGCGCACACGCTATACGTACGATGGAATTGGTCAGCTTGCGAAAGTTACGGTGCAAGCTAAAGGTGGAACAGAGCAAATACTGAATACCAAGTACTATAACGAAGTTGGGTTATTGACGAGCAAGCTAGACGGGGCTTCTCAAAGTGAAAGCTTATCCTATAATGCATTAGGGCAATTAACTAGCAAAACCGATCGTAACGGCAGTCTGTTTGGATACAGCTATGACGAAATTGGCGCGCTCAAGTCAAGCACAGTCAGCGGGATGATCAATAACGTATCGCAGACACAGAAAACCGAACTGATCTATAACGACGGTTCGCCTTCTTATCAGACCACGAAGAACTATCTTAACGGAACGATTCAGGCGATGCAGCGAAATACAGTGAACAGTTTGAATCAAGTGCGAAGCACGAACACGGTTGCGTATTCCGCTGGAGCGGTTGCACATTCCGCGTACATCTTTAATCAGCGGGATGCACTAGGCCGAATTACGCAATTGAATGATTATTACTTAAACTTTTACGTGAATTATCAATTCAATAAGTTGAGACTGGACAAAGTACAGACGAATGGCAGCGCTACGGTGAACAGTGCAGCGACGGCCAATGTACAATATAGTTACACCGGGGATGACCTGGTGAAGTCGATTAGCTATCCGACGCTGACAGACGGAAGCATACTAATGACTGTATACACCTATAACAAAGCCCTGAACTGGGTAGAGAGCGTAACGAACCAAAAGGGAGGCAGTGTGCTCTCTAAATATGTGTATGGATATGACAATAATGGAAATATCACTTCGATTACGGAAACGAAAAACAACGGTGTGACACAAAATACACAAACGACAACCTATGGGTACGATGCTTTGAATCGCTTAATTTCAACGGTGCGTCCGGGAGGAAGCAGAGACGCATATACCTATGATGTACGTGGCAATCGCTTGACCATGGAACAAAGTGTGAGTAGCCCAGCAGAGTTTCAGGATACAAGTTATAGCTACGATTTGTGGAACACGCTGACCTCTGTAACCAAGAATGGAAGCACGACGAGCTTCCAGTATTATGCCGACGGCCTGCGCTATCTAAAGAGTACCGGCAGCAGCCACACCCAAGTAAACTATGATAATAACGCTCAGGTTTTGACTGAAGAAAAACTGAGTGGCAACAGCATAGTCCAACAATCCACGTTTGTACGCGGGGACCGGGTACTGGTGAAAAAGGACAAAACGGCAAGTAAAGATTACTATTACCTATACAATGGTCATGGTGATGTGGTACAGATTGTGGATACTAGCGGAAAAACAGTAAATGAGTATAGCTATGATGAATGGGGCAACATCACTAGTCAGACAGAAGGAATCTCCAACTCCTTCAAATACGCAGGCGAAGTGTACGATGCAGAAACGGGACTATACTATTTACGGGCACGGTATTATGATCCGAGTATGGGGCGTTTTTTAAATGAGGATACGTATGAGGGGCAGATAAACAATCCGCTGACGCAGAACTTGTATACGTATGTTGGGAACAACCCAATCAAGTACGTAGACCCTTCAGGTCATTGTTTCTGGGATGCTTGCATACTAGAAGGAGCAGCCGCAGCTGCATTGGTAGAGGGTGCCTTATTTGTTATTGGTGCTGCAAGTGTAATGATTTGGCATAATTCAAGTGCTGCTCCTGTTGAGGTTCCTAGAACGGACGTTTCTAAACCTAAATTGAAAGTTATTCAAGGCGGGAAAAATGACAACAACTCCCAGCAAACGAAACCTATGGCTCCACCTGTTACCAAACCCAATAATAATGATGATAAAAACAAAGAAAGAATATTACTTTACCACTATACCGATAAGCAAGGGTATGATGGAATATTAAGCAGTCGACAAATAAATCCTTCTCTTAAGGCTTTGAGACCAACGGATGCACGTTATGGAGACGGAGTATATCTCACTGACATAGCTCCAAATACTATGAGTTATCAGGAGTTATCGAAGAAGATGTATAATAATGTAAATCAAACGAATAAGACAACATATTATTTCGCTATTGATATTACTGATCTTGTTATAAAATATGGTAGGGATAATGTGTATGTTTATCTTACTCAAACACCATTGGATATATCAGATCGACTTGTCAATGCAGGGTACAATCGGGGGACCACTTCACCGAATATCAGACCATAA
- a CDS encoding helix-turn-helix domain-containing protein, translating into MAVIEMIGLQFIADTFHMEYKTVAGAIGVSKQTFQDWIKERRKIPQPRLEQLSQLFGIEDQTLFQKELLQSEKSEIMMVYLTKTDEHEEIEITDIDNHGNEYTTTQHYSQNRQLIEYIHEEQKRERLIEKVNALLNADSNEENENLRLFEDVVTVMQDQNLSKGTAMKMVLYYLVHRDNEWGIHPDYAKYEHKQFFEKLDKLFEEIGIKS; encoded by the coding sequence ATGGCGGTGATTGAGATGATAGGATTACAATTTATAGCTGATACGTTTCACATGGAGTACAAAACAGTAGCAGGAGCAATCGGTGTTTCTAAGCAAACATTTCAAGACTGGATCAAAGAAAGACGCAAGATTCCCCAACCACGTCTTGAACAATTGTCTCAGTTATTCGGGATTGAGGATCAAACGTTATTCCAGAAGGAGTTACTGCAGTCCGAAAAGTCAGAAATAATGATGGTTTACTTAACAAAAACGGATGAACACGAGGAAATAGAAATTACAGATATTGATAACCACGGCAACGAATACACAACAACCCAGCACTATTCGCAGAATAGACAACTTATTGAGTACATTCATGAAGAACAAAAAAGGGAAAGACTTATCGAAAAAGTGAATGCATTGCTGAATGCTGATTCAAACGAAGAAAATGAAAATCTTAGACTGTTTGAAGATGTAGTTACGGTAATGCAGGATCAGAATCTAAGTAAAGGCACAGCGATGAAAATGGTCTTATATTATCTCGTCCATCGAGATAATGAGTGGGGAATACATCCAGATTATGCAAAATACGAACACAAACAGTTCTTTGAGAAACTTGACAAGTTGTTTGAAGAAATTGGAATTAAATCTTGA
- a CDS encoding PA14 domain-containing protein has translation MSFLKKASLSCFTAVLIFIFCEILGTNDLMQPVISPNLAGAAASNGLKGEYYNNMDLTGLTFTRTDSNLDFSWGLGSPSSSIGEDSFSVRWTGTVKPKYSQTYTFYMVADDGVRLWVNGQLLIDKWVTQASELTSLPITLTAEKNYDIRIEYFENGGGATAILQWASPSQSKQIVPQSQLNPPVEVSGMGLKGEYYDNINLSGLKLTRTDINLNFNWGLSSPAPSLGADTFSVKWTGTIKPKYSETYTYYMIADDGIRLWIDGQLLIDTWVTQARELKSLPITLMAGQNYDIRIEYFENDGGATAILQWSSPSQTKQIVPQTQLYPPAEISGTGLKGEYYDNMDWTGLKLTRTDADLNYNWGAGSPDDSLGTDTFSIRWTGTLKPKYSEMYTFYLNADDGVRLWIDGKLLLNRWENQSGQFESSPIALIAGQQYDIQIEYFENLGGSAVGLLWTSPSQTKQFIPQSQLYPPAKLPGVGLLGEYYDNMDLTDLTLTRTDPAIHFGWLPRC, from the coding sequence TTGAGCTTTCTAAAAAAGGCTTCTTTATCATGCTTTACGGCTGTACTAATTTTCATATTTTGTGAGATTCTCGGAACTAATGATTTAATGCAGCCAGTAATTTCACCAAATCTTGCAGGAGCCGCAGCCAGCAACGGTCTTAAAGGTGAATATTACAATAATATGGATCTGACAGGACTAACCTTCACACGAACGGATTCTAATCTAGATTTTAGCTGGGGGCTAGGATCACCGAGTTCTTCCATCGGGGAGGATTCCTTCTCTGTTCGATGGACGGGTACCGTTAAACCAAAATACAGCCAGACCTATACCTTCTATATGGTCGCAGATGATGGGGTTCGTTTATGGGTCAATGGCCAATTGCTCATCGATAAATGGGTGACACAAGCTAGCGAGCTGACGAGTTTACCCATAACCTTAACTGCGGAAAAAAATTATGACATACGTATCGAGTATTTTGAAAATGGCGGAGGGGCAACAGCTATTCTACAATGGGCAAGCCCAAGTCAAAGCAAACAGATCGTGCCACAAAGTCAGTTAAATCCTCCAGTAGAAGTCTCAGGTATGGGACTGAAGGGGGAATACTATGACAATATAAATCTGAGCGGACTTAAGCTAACACGTACGGATATTAATCTTAACTTTAATTGGGGATTGAGCTCTCCAGCCCCTTCTCTTGGCGCGGATACATTTTCCGTGAAATGGACAGGAACGATCAAACCTAAATATAGTGAAACCTATACATATTATATGATTGCAGATGATGGTATTCGGCTTTGGATAGATGGTCAATTATTAATCGACACATGGGTGACACAAGCCAGGGAGCTGAAGAGTCTACCGATTACATTGATGGCAGGACAGAATTATGATATCCGTATCGAATATTTTGAAAATGACGGAGGAGCAACGGCTATCCTTCAGTGGTCGAGCCCCAGTCAAACCAAGCAAATTGTACCGCAAACCCAGTTGTATCCACCTGCTGAAATTTCGGGCACAGGTCTGAAGGGTGAATATTATGACAATATGGATTGGACAGGACTAAAGCTAACACGAACCGATGCGGATCTTAATTATAATTGGGGTGCCGGGTCTCCAGATGACTCCCTTGGAACAGATACATTTTCAATCCGATGGACAGGAACACTTAAGCCCAAATACAGTGAAATGTATACCTTTTATTTAAATGCGGATGATGGAGTACGTCTTTGGATAGATGGTAAACTTCTTCTTAATCGGTGGGAAAATCAGTCGGGTCAATTTGAAAGCAGCCCTATAGCATTAATTGCAGGTCAACAATACGATATTCAAATTGAATATTTTGAAAATCTAGGCGGCTCAGCCGTTGGATTATTATGGACAAGTCCTAGTCAGACCAAACAATTCATACCGCAGAGTCAGTTGTATCCCCCTGCTAAATTACCCGGTGTCGGCTTGTTAGGTGAGTACTACGACAATATGGATTTGACAGACCTTACACTCACTCGAACGGACCCTGCTATTCATTTTGGGTGGCTCCCCAGATGCTAG
- a CDS encoding PA14 domain-containing protein — MGGSPDASIEGDTFSARWTGTIRPLYNETYTFYFNSDDGVRLWVNGQLIIDQWVTQASELTSLPISLIADQNYDIRIEYFENSGGATSILSWSSASQIKQIVPKSNLFLPYKTYTPVEYNYNAGGRIEYIRYSDGTVVHYYYDANGNLLRKNL, encoded by the coding sequence TTGGGTGGCTCCCCAGATGCTAGCATAGAGGGGGATACATTCTCAGCAAGATGGACGGGAACGATTCGCCCGCTGTATAACGAAACATATACCTTCTATTTCAATTCGGACGATGGGGTCAGACTTTGGGTGAACGGCCAATTGATCATAGACCAATGGGTCACGCAGGCAAGTGAACTGACCAGCCTTCCTATCTCATTGATAGCGGATCAAAACTATGACATTCGTATTGAGTATTTTGAGAATAGTGGAGGGGCAACATCTATTTTATCCTGGTCTAGTGCTAGCCAGATAAAGCAGATCGTGCCTAAGTCCAATTTGTTCTTACCATACAAAACCTATACTCCTGTAGAATACAACTACAATGCGGGAGGACGAATAGAATACATTCGATATTCAGATGGGACTGTTGTTCATTACTACTATGATGCAAACGGTAACTTACTACGGAAGAACCTATAA